Part of the Deltaproteobacteria bacterium genome, CTTGAATGGTTTTGTTGTTGACGGGAATATTGCCTTTGAAAAACATTCCCTTGTTTTCGTACATGGCGTTATCCGTGAGGGTACCGCCGTTCCATGCGCCGTAATCGATGATTTGCAGGGCAGAATTCATTGTCGAACCAATCTCCTGAATCGTGACATGCGATTGTATTTTTTTAGTTGATTATGAATAGTACAAATGGGATTAAGATGAAAAGTGCTTTAAACGGATTTTGAGGAAAGTTTTGTAAAAGAATTGTAAAAACGAGAAATGCTGCGCATTCTTTCATGAAACAAGGAGATTTCTTTTGAAGATTCATATGGTAAAAGCGAGGGATTTACCGGACCTTTGGTTTCAGGCGGTTCACGATATTCTGGACAACGGCAGACGCTTCACCATCGACCGCGGGTCATACGCCGGACAGACGCGGTTGGAGTATGACTATTTTTGCGGACACGTTATCCATCCCTACACCATCCCCCTGATACCCGACATTCCGCCTTCCTGCGGCATCCCCAATCCTGTGGAAGATGCCTATATCTACGGCGGTGATGGCTACGAACGCTCCTATATCGAATATCTGATGACCGGCCACAAGGAGCCGGGTGAGTCCTACACATACGGCGAGCGGTTGACCCGCGCCCCGATAACCGGAAACAAAAAGATGTGGTGGGATGAAAACAACCGGGAGATTATCGACCGGCGGGACACGGATGGCAGGATCGTTTTCGAAGAGGAGGGGGCGCTTTACCTCAATCAGATCGAGTGGATCATCGATACGTACAAGCATTTCGGTTATCGCAACAATCAAATGGTTCTCCAGGTGGCACATCCATCGGACATGACCCTCCTGGACCCCCCCTGTCTGCGTTCCATCGACACCCGCATTCAGGATGGAAAACTTAATTTTATCGTTTACTTCAGGTCGTGGGACCTCTGGGGCGGCCTGCCGGCAAACCTGGCAGGCATTCAGAATTTAAAAAGTTACATGGCTGCCGAGATCGGGGTCGAGGACGGCGAGATGATCGTTGAAAGCAAGGGCCTGCATCTTTACGGGTATGCCGAGGACCTCGCCAAGTTGCGTTGTCTGCGCACATAAAAAATGCGGCGCATTTGTTGTTAAAATTCGATGCTGTTGGGGGTACGGGGAAAAGGGATGACGTCCCGTATGTTAGACACGCCGGTGAGCAGCATGAGCAGGCGCTCGAACCCCAGGCCGAAGCCGCTGTGGGGCACGCTGCCGAAGCGGCGTGAGTCCAGGTACCACCAGTAGCTTTCCCTGGAAAGGCCCGTTTCATCGATTCTGCGCTCCAATACCTGCAGGCGTTCCTCCCGCTGAGAGCCGCCGATGATTTCACCGATCTTGGGCACCAGGACATCCATGGCGCCCACGGTTTGATCGTCGTCGTTGAGGCGCATGTAGAACGCTTTGATCTCTTTGGGGTAATCGTAGACGATGACCGGTTTTTTGAAGTGCTCTTCGGTCAGATAGCGT contains:
- a CDS encoding thymidylate synthase: MKIHMVKARDLPDLWFQAVHDILDNGRRFTIDRGSYAGQTRLEYDYFCGHVIHPYTIPLIPDIPPSCGIPNPVEDAYIYGGDGYERSYIEYLMTGHKEPGESYTYGERLTRAPITGNKKMWWDENNREIIDRRDTDGRIVFEEEGALYLNQIEWIIDTYKHFGYRNNQMVLQVAHPSDMTLLDPPCLRSIDTRIQDGKLNFIVYFRSWDLWGGLPANLAGIQNLKSYMAAEIGVEDGEMIVESKGLHLYGYAEDLAKLRCLRT